The Bremerella cremea sequence ACTTGGAAGCCTTAAACGCGGTCTTGGACGACATCCGCCAGCAGGGAATCAGCGAGATTTACTGCTTGGGAGACGTCATCGGCTATGGCCCCAATCCAGTGGAATGTCTGGACATTGTTCGCCGAAAGTGCGCTATGTGCCTCTTGGGTAACCATGATCAGGCCGCGCTTTTCGACCCTGAAGGCTTCAATCCGGTCGCCTTTCGCGCCATTTTGTGGACGCGTGATCAAATTGATAACTCATCCGGGGGCGCAGGAGCGGTCAACGAACGCTGGGACTTCCTGGGCGAGCTTCCCCGGACCCACGTCGAGCCCAACCGCCTATTCGTGCATGGCTCGCCTCGCGATCCAACGAATGAATATGTCTTCCCCGAAGACATCTACAACCAACGGAAGATGGAGAATTTGTTCGACCGAGTCGAAAAATTCAGCTTCCAAGGCCACACGCACATCCCCGGGGTCTTTACGCCCAATCTAGAATTCTTTGGGCCCGACGAATGCG is a genomic window containing:
- a CDS encoding metallophosphoesterase family protein, which gives rise to MKRALISDIHGNLEALNAVLDDIRQQGISEIYCLGDVIGYGPNPVECLDIVRRKCAMCLLGNHDQAALFDPEGFNPVAFRAILWTRDQIDNSSGGAGAVNERWDFLGELPRTHVEPNRLFVHGSPRDPTNEYVFPEDIYNQRKMENLFDRVEKFSFQGHTHIPGVFTPNLEFFGPDECDHEYRFGDEKALFNVGSVGQPRDGDPRACYVILTDESVVFRRVEYDPKVPAAKIYKIPQLDNMLGDRILEGR